One genomic window of Indicator indicator isolate 239-I01 chromosome 11, UM_Iind_1.1, whole genome shotgun sequence includes the following:
- the YAE1 gene encoding protein YAE1 homolog produces the protein MSWVQVAVSRSSEDIFDEDADEMYLQQKEWNSTMKKRLKEGYRDGVEAGKELALQEGFNQGYRHGAELMVVCGQFRGTLNALLSWCHFNGHDFALHEINNLLDMVRKHEEDVLKYLNSTEQQPHLGHILDSVQDMDLNLTAPSGTECNEDKAGKHEDIGSSGESIGRNNGEVGSLQSDGKAKLFTDPEKSTLAWVKKQTVWIVEQLGLSLDIVHHVQQLEH, from the exons ATGTCCTGGGTACAAGTTGCAGTCAGCCGATCCAGTGAGGATATATTCGACGAAGATGCAGATGAGATGTATCTACAACAGAAAGAATGGAACAGCACCATGAAAAAGAGATTAAAG GAAGGCTACAGGGATGGAGTTGAGGCTGGGAAAGAGCTTGCACTGCAAGAAGGCTTTAATCAAGGTTACAGACATGGCGCTGAGCTGATGGTTGTATGCGGCCAATTCAGAGGAACCCTGAA TGCTCTCTTATCCTGGTGTCATTTTAATGGACATGATTTTGCTTTACATGAGATAAATAATCTTCTTGATATGGTTCGAAAGCATGAAGAGGATGTCCTTAAATATCTGAATTCTACTGAACAACAGCCACATCTTGGACACATTTTAGACTCTGTTCAGGACATGGACCTTAACCTCACAGCTCCATCTGGGACAGAGTGCAATGAAGATAAAGCTGGAAAACATGAAGACATTGGCAGCTCTGGTGAAAGCATTGGTAGAAACAATGGTGAGGTTGGTTCCTTGCAGTCTGATGGCAAGGCAAAACTCTTCACAGATCCTGAAAAGTCAACCCTTGCTTGGGTTAAAAAGCAGACTGTTTGGATAGTAGAGCAACTGGGCTTATCCCTGGATATAGTCCATCATGTCCAGCAACTGGAACACTAG